A portion of the Misgurnus anguillicaudatus chromosome 16, ASM2758022v2, whole genome shotgun sequence genome contains these proteins:
- the lcp2b gene encoding lymphocyte cytosolic protein 2 yields MSSDLPSKSEVMGWNSASLADYLKRMRLAGCDKVVKKSNMTGARFLNMSDKDLKQFPTAHIPYITKISKDINQNNKQRKNLFHRSEQPKPPKPEANAAAWDSDEFDQEDSESDYEEPDVNTCEDNYICADQCNEDGSSEDDYEPPPTEKPLDIPSHFRVAKPLGDGEYLDSGPCASRDRNARPTTTPNKSASLPKGLNIFKPSARPDPSPHRPMPPSSKSFTGTPAPAVPKVDRSKKPGFPFPSKKSSNKPVKGHSEKNTNNLPMPPPVSEPRFNLPPSTDFPPPPPMMTGQDMDPQWYVGQMSRGEAEVSLRHVNKDGAFLIRDSSKGCTEQPYTLMVLYQHKVYNIQIRFLGNKDGYSLGTGMKGIENFASVMDIVTHHMKAPLILIDGMDRGAGPQRQCCLLFPAGF; encoded by the exons ATGAGTTCTGATCTACCATCCAAGTCAGAGGTGATGGGCTGGAACTCTGCAAGCCTGGCTGACTATCTTAAAAGA ATGAGACTAGCGGGGTGTGACAAAGTGGTGAAGAAAAGTAATATGACTGGCGCAAGGTTTTTG AACATGTCTGATAAAGACCTCAAGCAGTTTCCTACAGCACACATACC ATATATCACAAAGATCAGCAAAGATATTAatcagaataataaacaaagaaaaaacctaTTCCATCG ATCAGAACAACCGAAGCCTCCAAAGCCAG aaGCTAATGCTGCCGCTTGGGATTCTGATGAATTT GACCAGGAAGACAGCGAAAGTGACTATGAGGAGCCAGATGTTAACACCTGTGAGGACAACTACATTTGTGCAGACCAATGTAATGAAGATGGTTCCAGCGAGGATGACTATGAACCACCCCCCACTGAAAAACCGTTAGATATACCAAGTCACTTTCGTGTTGCCAAGCCTCTGGGCGACGGAGAATATTTGG ACAGCGGCCCTTGTGCTTCCCGTGATCGGAACGCAAGACCCACCACTACACCCAACAAATCTGCATCTCTTCCAAAGGGGCTTAAT ATATTTAAGCCTTCGGCACGACCAGATCCATCTCCACACAGGCCTATGCCTCCTTCCAGTAAAT CATTCACAGGTACACCTGCCCCAGCTGTGCCAAAGGTGGATCGCAGTAAGAAACCCGGCTTTCCTTTTCCGTCCAAAAAAAGTTCAAACAAACCAG TAAAAGGTCACAGTGAAAAAAATACTAACAACTTACCAATGCCTCCCCCAGTGTCTGAACCACG ATTTAACTTACCACCAAGCACAGACTTTCCTCCCCCACCTCCAATGATGACGGGGCAG gacATGGATCCCCAGTGGTATGTAGGTCAAATGAGTCGAGGAGAAGCCGAAGTCTCCCTTAGACACGTAAATAAA GATGGCGCTTTCTTAATAAGAGACAGCTCAAAGGGATGCACAGAGCAGCCATACACACTAATGGTGCTGTACCAGCACAAAGTGTACAACATCCAGATTCGTTTCCTTGGAAACAAGGATGGCTATTCCCTGGGCACTGGCATGAAAGGCATTGAG AATTTCGCAAGCGTCATGGATATCGTCACGCATCACATGAAGGCCCCACTAATTCTCATAGATGGAATGGATCGTGGAGCTGGACCTCAGCGACAGTGCTGTCTTTTGTTCCCAGCAGGTTTTTGA
- the syce3 gene encoding synaptonemal complex central element protein 3, with translation MSDDISRVKFSEDFNRESLQLNQHLEKMTEEMENISVKLSWMAYDMVVLRTSPDLSESIRSLEDEFLKCKAVICGPTVGQDQEFHPVAEDQNTTQQ, from the exons ATGTCTGACGATATTTCAAGGGTGAAATTTTCCGAGGACTTTAATCGCGAGAGTTTACAGCTCAACCAACATTTAGAGAAAATGACGGAGGAaatggaaaacatttcag TGAAGTTGTCTTGGATGGCCTATGATATGGTCGTCCTGCGTACCAGTCCTGATCTTTCTGAATCCATTAGGAGTCTCGAGGATGAGTTCCTAAAATGCAAAGCTGTTATCTGTGGTCCTACAGTTGGACAAGATCAAGAATTTCACCCTGTTGCTGAAGACCAGAATACCACCCaacaataa
- the foxi3b gene encoding forkhead box protein I3-B yields the protein MTSYESQGQSPTRCGPQFPSLGQEAPELNLYNDSYYPPSSLPSPQRTNPSSYELGDYAASSPNPYLWFNNPGMNSAPYLPGGTPGPVGPPFVPQHYGMQRPYLGPGGSGGPGGDLGWFSMPSQEDLMKLVRPPYSYSALIAMAIHGAPERRLTLSQIYQYVADNFPFYNKSKAGWQNSIRHNLSLNDCFKKVPRDEDDPGKGNYWTLDPNCEKMFDNGNFRRKRKRKSDSLLEKSGSGGNLSPESGDSNGRGSPKNQADISNSPEKGPSPASTGPSPCLSNFLTEMSGVASGSLDIEGDPLNRPFSIGLPLDGPQRSSQPTGFGTYSPSSAMSEWASPLPPPPPISPTSSHSTLGYSGPLGQYNGHFYPGLSSTGILYSREGTEV from the exons ATGACGTCCTATGAATCTCAAGGTCAGTCTCCGACGAGATGTGGGCCTCAGTTTCCCAGCTTGGGACAAGAAGCTCCAGAACTGAATCTCTACAACGACAGCTACTATCCCCCTTCATCGCTGCCGAGTCCACAGCGAACAAACCCTTCTTCTTATGAACTTGGAGACTATGCTGCCTCATCACCTAACCCTTACCTGTGGTTCAACAACCCAGGGATGAACAGCGCTCCCTATCTCCCAGGTGGAACCCCTGGCCCTGTGGGACCCCCATTCGTTCCCCAGCACTATGGCATGCAGAGGCCATATCTGGGTCCTGGGGGTTCGGGTGGTCCAGGTGGTGATCTGGGCTGGTTCTCTATGCCATCTCAGGAGGATCTCATGAAGCTGGTTAGGCCACCTTATTCATACTCAGCTCTCATTGCCATGGCCATACATGGTGCGCCTGAACGTCGCCTGACTTTAAGTCAGATTTATCAGTATGTTGCTGATAACTTCCCCTTTTATAACAAGAGCAAAGCGGGATGGCAGAACTCTATTCGTCACAATCTTTCACTGAACGACTGTTTCAAAAAGGTTCCACGAGATGAGGATGATCCTG GTAAGGGTAACTACTGGACCCTAGATCCGAATTGTGAAAAAATGTTTGACAATGGCAACTTCAGAcgcaagagaaaaagaaagTCTGACAGTCTTTTGGAGAAAAGCGGCTCTGGTGGAAATCTCAGCCCTGAGTCAGGAGACAGCAATGGCAGGGGCAGCCCGAAAAATCAAGCTGACATTTCCAATTCTCCCGAAAAGGGTCCTTCACCAGCATCCACGGGTCCATCCCCATgcttgagcaacttcctgactGAGATGTCTGGTGTAGCGTCTGGGTCTCTGGATATTGAAGGAGATCCCTTAAATCGCccattttccatcggtcttccTTTGGATGGACCGCAGAGATCTTCACAACCGACAGGTTTCGGCACCTACTCTCCCAGTTCTGCGATGTCTGAGTGGGCTTCACCTCTTCCCCCGCCACCTCCCATCTCCCCAACATCTTCCCACTCCACTTTAGGTTACAGCGGCCCTCTAGGGCAATATAATGGCCATTTCTACCCCGGTTTGAGCTCGACCGGTATTCTTTACTCCCGGGAGGGCACGGAGGTGTAA
- the gabrp gene encoding gamma-aminobutyric acid receptor subunit pi → MLLYLLFWTSFFLLFTNGERGFSGNQYGEWNDSQLQPTIQKLMKGYNRYLRPNFNKGPVEIGMSLDIASIDAISEINMDYTATIFLRQRWRDSRLVFPGNESVSLDGRLVSLLWIPDTFIPDSKRSFLHDVTVENRLIRIFSNGTVLYALRITATIACNMDLTKYPMDRQECTLQLESWGYNIQDVVFYWTRGNDSVKGLTTLRLAQYSIESYYTTVSEAVYETGVYPKLVLHFALRRNVLFFILETYVPSTLLVVLSWVSFWISQSSVPARTCIGVTTVLTMTTLMMGARTSLPNANCFIKAIDVYLGICFTFIFGALLEYACAHFCTMQHQTIVDVQRELLKEFKESNGTHLVQSSSPKKKETQDTAEQETNDQSVMCDGDESVAEKEKGCGLSSVKQMYRKSASVMSVENPHNIDRHSRILFPMAFFIINVFYWLYYLLF, encoded by the exons ATGCTGCTGTATCTTCTGTTCTGGACAAGTTTCTTTCTGTTGTTTACAAATgg TGAAAGAGGGTTTTCAGGGAATCAGTATGGAGAATGGAATGATTCCCAACTTCAGCCCACAATACAGAAGCTGATGAAAGGATATAACCGATACTTGAGGCCAAACTTTAATA AGGGTCCTGTTGAAATCGGAATGAGTTTGGATATCGCCAGTATTGATGCCATTTCTGAGATTAACATG GACTACACAGCCACTATTTTTCTAAGGCAACGATGGCGAGATTCCCGGCTTGTATTCCCTGGAAATGAAAGTGTGAGTCTGGACGGAAGGCTAGTTTCCTTGCTGTGGATTCCGGATACGTTCATCCCTGATTCTAAACGTTCTTTCCTCCACGATGTCACTGTGGAAAACAGACTCATCCGGATCTTTAGCAACGGAACTGTGCTGTACGCTCTCCG TATAACAGCAACCATCGCCTGCAACATGGATCTTACCAAATATCCAATGGATAGACAAGAATGCACCTTGCAACTAGAAAGCT ggGGTTATAATATACAGGATGTGGTATTTTACTGGACCCGAGGGAATGACTCAGTGAAGGGTTTAACTACATTGCGTCTGGCCCAGTACAGTATAGAGAGCTACTACACAACTGTGTCTGAGGCTGTGTATGAAACAG GTGTTTACCCAAAGCTAGTGCTGCATTTTGCTTTGCGTAGAAATGTTCTCTTCTTCATCTTGGAAACATATGTGCCATCAACACTGCTGGTGGTTCTGTCATGGGTGTCTTTTTGGATCAGTCAGTCCTCTGTTCCAGCTCGCACCTGCATCG GGGTGACAACCGTTCTCACGATGACCACACTAATGATGGGTGCCAGGACATCACTGCCCAATGCCAACTGTTTCATTAAGGCCATTGATGTCTATCTCGGCATCTGTTTCACCTTCATCTTCGGAGCTCTGCTGGAATATGCTTGTGCTCATTTCTGCACCATGCAACACCAGACTATTGTAGATGTGCAGAGG GAACTTCTGAAAGAATTTAAGGAATCAAATGGTACACATCTGGTCCAATCATCATCACCCAAAAAGAAAGAAACGCAAGACACTGCAGAGCAAGAAACAAATGACCAATCTGTGATGTGTGATGGAGATGAGTCGGTAGCAGAGAAGGAGAAAGGGTGTGGCTTGTCCTCTGTAAAGCAAATGTATCGCAAGTCAGCTTCCGTGATGAGTGTTGAGAATCCTCACAACATCGACAGACACTCGCGCATATTGTTCCCCATGGCATTTTTCATCATCAATGTCTTCTACTGGCTGTACTACCTTTTATTCTAA
- the pttg1 gene encoding securin translates to MDTMLFVDQENGRLTTPAIKSRQKRLHSAPDQCMRTPLTGKTHLCTPLQSNRTALGAVNKILTTSATSKKVEEKAKPAEKTMCSVPSQSADAEYPEIEKFFPYNPSEFETYSVPDEVCLSRFSLAGLAKRPWPPAPPVEQLLVLDPCLPLSPLKMPKETEYVDEMKAFLQTIEELTIDLPPEPEF, encoded by the exons ATGGACACGATGCTTTTCGTAGATCAGGAGAATGGCAGACTGACAACTCCTGCCATCAAATCTCGCCAGAAAAGACTGCACTCTGCTCCAGATCA g TGCATGAGAACACCTCTGACAGGAAAGACACATCTCTGTACTCCCCTGCAATCAAACCGGACCGCTTTAGGTGCTGTAAATAAGATTCTTACCACTTCAGCAACTTCTAAAAAAGTAGAGGAGAAAGCTAAACCTGCTGAAAAAACTATG tGCAGTGTGCCATCTCAGTCTGCAGATGCGGAATACCCGGAGATTGAGAAGTTCTTCCCATACAATCCAAGCG AGTTTGAGACGTACAGTGTTCCGGATGAAGTCTGCCTCAGTCGTTTTTCTCTGGCTGGTCTGGCAAAAAGGCCATGGCCACCAGCCCCACCTGTGGAACAGTTGCTTGTGCTGGATCCATGTTTGCCATTATCACCTTTAAAGATGCCCAAAG AAACTGAATACGTTGATGAAATGAAGGCTTTCCTACAGACGATTGAAGAGCTGACCATTGACTTGCCACCTGAACCTGAATtctaa